A section of the Amblyomma americanum isolate KBUSLIRL-KWMA chromosome 2, ASM5285725v1, whole genome shotgun sequence genome encodes:
- the LOC144121980 gene encoding uncharacterized protein LOC144121980 — MSSFVLAPIFRGDEFFAPFEALERLGDELWGRRCISRPALKQACKADHCARLTAPRKRRNSASDAEDETQSESESKFVVTYNLRGYRPEDISVKAVDNSVVVSARHEEESDDGCSYVKREFTRRLTLPEGVDAGALSCALSSSGVLAIEAPRPEPPSKKPRVIPITVQSTPAKKAVATDEKGSSKEEEAATREPTPES; from the coding sequence ATGTCTTCCTTCGTTTTGGCTCCAATCTTCCGCGGCGACGAGTTCTTCGCTCCTTTCGAAGCCCTCGAGCGCCTCGGCGACGAACTCTGGGGACGACGTTGCATCTCTCGCCCAGCGCTGAAGCAGGCTTGCAAGGCGGATCACTGCGCCCGCTTGACGGCACCCCGGAAGCGCCGCAACTCGGCGTCAGACGCCGAAGACGAGACCCAGTCTGAGTCGGAGTCCAAGTTCGTCGTGACGTACAACCTCCGTGGCTACCGGCCGGAGGATATCAGCGTCAAGGCGGTGGACAACAGCGTCGTCGTCAGCGCCAGGCACGAAGAGGAGAGCGATGACGGCTGCAGCTACGTGAAGCGCGAGTTCACCCGGCGCCTCACTCTGCCTGAAGGCGTGGATGCCGGGGCACTCAGCTGCGCCCTCTCGTCTTCCGGAGtgctggccatcgaggcacccaGGCCGGAGCCCCCCAGCAAGAAGCCCCGGGTCATCCCCATCACCGTGCAGTCGACGCCGGCCAAGAAGGCTGTGGCGACGGACGAGAAGGGGTCGTCCAAGGAAGAGGAGGCTGCCACTAGAGAGCCAACGCCCGAGTCCTAA